The stretch of DNA GGACATGGATCGAAATGGTGACGCCTTCGGATGTGCTGCGAACGGCCTGTTCCCGCTCAGGGGTTTGGTTCTCTCGCATGGAGTGGCGGCTGGTCACCAGGGTTCCTGGAGGCAGAGTTTCAGCGCGTCGCGGGAGGCGGGTGCGTCAAAATATCGCCTTCACGACTTCGACGATGCTGCGCAGCATGTCCGGATCATCGGTAATCGGACGGGCGATGGCGACATCACAGGCACGATCGGCTGGCACGCCCTGCTTGATCAAGGTCGCCGCATAAATCAGCAGTCTGGTGCTCACGCCTTCTTCTAACCCGTGATTCTTGAGATTGCGAACCTTCTCCGCAACCTTGACGAGGCGCTGCGCGATCTCAAGGCTCACGCCGGCTTCCTGCGACACCACCCGACTCTCGACCTCGGGCGACGGGTAGTCGAACTCGATCGCCATAAACCGCTGCTTGGTGCTCTGTTTGAGATCTTTCAGAATACTTTGATAACCGGGGTTATAGGAAATCACCAACATGAAGTCATCGACCGCCTCGATAACCTGCCCCTTCTTCTCGATGGGCAGCAGGCGCCGGTCATCGCTCAAGGGATGGATAATGACAGTGGTGTCTTTCCTGGCTTCGACGATCTCGTCCAGATAGACAATGGCCCCCTGCTTGACGCCGAGGGTTAACGGGCCATCCATCCAGACCGTCTCCTGCCCCTTCAACAGATATCGTCCGACGAGGTCCGATGCCGTAAGATCTTCGTGGCACGCCACGGTAATCAGCGGGCGGCCCAATCGGTAGGCCATGTGCTGGACGAAGCGCGTCTTTCCGCACCCCGTCGGCCCCTTCAGCATCACCGGCATGCGACTCTGAGCGGCGATGGTGAAGAGCCCGACCTCGCCCCGTACCTCGGCATAAAACGGCTCGCGCGCGATTCGATACCGGTCAATCTCTTGTTCCTGCCCTTTTGGCGCCGAAGACGTTCGCCCTTCGCTCATTCCGACACTCCTACCTTGAATGGAATCACGTGGATGGTGCGCCACGATAAACGGAAACGAGCGAGAAGTTCAAGCGGCCGGCTGAAGACAGAAGTCACCACACGCGCTTGCGTCGTCACGGTCAGGCAACTTTCGATCCATCGAGCACTTCGCGAACCTTT from Nitrospira sp. encodes:
- a CDS encoding CbbQ/NirQ/NorQ/GpvN family protein, with the translated sequence MSEGRTSSAPKGQEQEIDRYRIAREPFYAEVRGEVGLFTIAAQSRMPVMLKGPTGCGKTRFVQHMAYRLGRPLITVACHEDLTASDLVGRYLLKGQETVWMDGPLTLGVKQGAIVYLDEIVEARKDTTVIIHPLSDDRRLLPIEKKGQVIEAVDDFMLVISYNPGYQSILKDLKQSTKQRFMAIEFDYPSPEVESRVVSQEAGVSLEIAQRLVKVAEKVRNLKNHGLEEGVSTRLLIYAATLIKQGVPADRACDVAIARPITDDPDMLRSIVEVVKAIF